A stretch of DNA from Sphingomonas ginkgonis:
CCTCGGAGCGGATGGGCGCGATCGAGATCAACTCGACCTTCTACAGCCGCCAGTCGCCGGCGAGCTGGCAGAAGTGGGCGGACAGCACGCCCGATGATTTCCGCTTCTCGCTCAAGGCCTCGCGCTTCTGCGTCACCCGCCCCAGGCTGGCCGACGCCGGCGACGGAATCGCCACCTACCTGGCGCAGGGCATGGACCGGCTGGACGAGAAGCTCGGGCCGATCCTGTGGATGCTGGCTGCCCGCCGCCAGTTCGACGCGGACGACATCGCCGCCTTCCTGAAGCTCCTTCCGGCGAAGCTCGGTCCCCTTCCGCTCCGCCACGTGATCGAGCCTCGGCATGAAAGCTTCCGCGACGAGCGCTTCTATCGGCTTTGCCGGGACCGGAACGTGGCGATCGTGTTCGGCGACGACGACGAGTTCCCCTGCATCGACGCGGATACCGCCAACTTCCGCTACGCGCGGCTGCAGCGCATGCGGGAAGAGGTTACGACCGGCTACGACAGACCTTCGCTCGACCGGTTCGCGGCGATGGCCACGGGCTGGCAACGCGGGGAGGATTGCTTTCTCTTCCTCATCAACGGCGCCAAGCTGAGGGCGCCGGCGGCGGCCCTGGCGCTGCAGCAGCGGCTCGGCATTGCACCCGCCTGAACGCTCCGCCACAAGCGCGGGCATGCCCACCGAGACCCCACCGATCCGCATCGGCCTGATCGCTCCCGACGGCCGCATGGGCCGCGCCATCGCCGCGGCGGCCGAGGCCGACGGCGGGTTCATGTTCGACGCCGACCGGCCCGAGGTGCTGGTCGACTTCTCGGCCCCCGCCGCCCTCCCCGCCACGCTCGAGCGGGCACGCGCCACCCGCCTCCCGCTGCTGATCGGAACCACCGGGCTCGCGCCCGATGCGGACGCGCCGATTGAAGAGGCGGCGCGCGAAATCGCGGTGCTGCGCGCCGCCAACACCTCGCTCGGCGTGGCGCTGCTGGCCGAACTGGTCGAGCGCGCCGCGCGGGTGCTCGATCCCGCCTGGGACATCGAGATCGTCGAGGCGCACCACCGGATGAAGGCCGACGCGCCGTCGGGAACCGCGCTGGCGCTGGGCGAGGCGGCGGCGCGCGGGCGCGGCACGCCGCTCGCCGCCGAGCGCGGGCGCGACGGGGTCGGATTGTCGCGCGAGGCCGGAGCGATCGGCTTCGCGGCGGTGCGCGGCGGGACGGTCGCGGGCGATCATGACGTGATGTTCCTCGGCGCGCAGGAGCGGCTGATCCTTTCGCACCGGGCGGAGGACCGCTCGATCTTCGCGCGCGGGGCGCTTGCCGGGGCGCGGTTCCTGAAAGGCCGCGCACCCGGCCTCTACACGATGCGCGACGTGGTCGGCGCGCTGTGAAGAAGGCGGACGTCTTCGAGTTCTACCGGCGGCTGGCCGAGCTCAACCCCGAGCCCGAGACCGAGCTGGAGTTCACGAACCCGTACACGCTGCTGGTCGCGGTGGCGCTGTCGGCGCAGGCGACCGACGTCAGCGTCAATCTCGCCACCCGCAAGCTGTTCAGGGTCGCGGACACCCCGGCGAAGATGCTCGCGCTGGGCGAGGAGGGCGTCCGCGAGCACATCAAGACCATCGGCCTGTTCAACACCAAGGCCAAGAACGTCATCGCCATGGCACACAAGCTGATCGACGAGTTCGGCGGCGAGGTGCCGGCCGAGCGCGACAAGCTCGAGACTCTGCCCGGGGTCGGGCGCAAGACCGCGAACGTGGTGCTCAACAGCGCCTTCGGCCAGCCGACGATCGCCGTCGACACCCACATCTTCCGGGTCTCCAACCGCACCGGCCTCGCGCCCGGCAAGAACCCGTTGGCGGTCGAGCTCAAGCTGGAGAAGGTGACGCCCGGCCTGTTCCGGACCCACGCGCACCACTGGCTGATCCTGCACGGCCGCTACATCTGCAAGGCGCGCAAGCCGGAATGCTGGCGCTGCCCGGTGGTCGACCTGTGCGCCTACCAGCCCAAGACCCCGGCGCCGAAGGGGTGGGTGGCGGAGGCCGCCGCTCCCGCCGGCTAGGACCAGCGCCGATCGAAGCGCGAGCCGAGCCCGGTCAGCAGCTCATATTGCGACATGCCGGACCGCTCGGCAGCCTGCGGCAGGTCGAAGTCGATCGTCAGCCAGTCGCCCTCGCCCACGTCCGCGCCCGCCGTGGCGAAGATCAGCAGGTCCATCGAGACGCGCCCGAGCAGCGGCAGCACCGTGTCGCCGGCGCGCGCGGTGCCGACCGAAGAGAAGCCGCGGAAATAGCCGTCGGCATAGCCGATGTTGACCACCGCCGCCTTGAGGTCGCGATCGGCGACGAAGGTCGCGCCATAGCCGCAGCTCTCGCCCGCGCGCACCGAGCGGCGCTGGACGACCTGCGCCTGCAGCCGGGCGACCGGCCGGATCGCTCCCGCCGCTTCTTCGCGCGGAAGACCGCCGTAGAGCGCAAGCCCCGGGCGAACGAGGTCGAAGCTGTAGTCGCGGCCGAGACAGGTGCCGGCCGAGTTGGCGAGCGCGTGACGCTTCGCCGGGGTGCTCGCCGCCGCGTCGCGGAAGCGGGCGAGCTGCGCGGCGTTGAGCGGATGGTCCTCGTCGGCGCAGGCGAGATGGCTGTGCAGCGTGTCGATGATCAGGCCGTCCAGCAGCCCGGCCTCTTCCTGGCGCAGCCCGAGCCTGTTCATCCCGGTGTCGATCATCACGTCGCAGGGTCGCCCCGGCGCCGCCTGCTTCCACCGCGCGACCTGCTCTGGCGTGT
This window harbors:
- a CDS encoding DUF72 domain-containing protein, which produces MAGRIRIGIGGWTYEPWRGLFYPEGLPHRRELEFASERMGAIEINSTFYSRQSPASWQKWADSTPDDFRFSLKASRFCVTRPRLADAGDGIATYLAQGMDRLDEKLGPILWMLAARRQFDADDIAAFLKLLPAKLGPLPLRHVIEPRHESFRDERFYRLCRDRNVAIVFGDDDEFPCIDADTANFRYARLQRMREEVTTGYDRPSLDRFAAMATGWQRGEDCFLFLINGAKLRAPAAALALQQRLGIAPA
- the dapB gene encoding 4-hydroxy-tetrahydrodipicolinate reductase, producing MPTETPPIRIGLIAPDGRMGRAIAAAAEADGGFMFDADRPEVLVDFSAPAALPATLERARATRLPLLIGTTGLAPDADAPIEEAAREIAVLRAANTSLGVALLAELVERAARVLDPAWDIEIVEAHHRMKADAPSGTALALGEAAARGRGTPLAAERGRDGVGLSREAGAIGFAAVRGGTVAGDHDVMFLGAQERLILSHRAEDRSIFARGALAGARFLKGRAPGLYTMRDVVGAL
- the nth gene encoding endonuclease III, coding for MKKADVFEFYRRLAELNPEPETELEFTNPYTLLVAVALSAQATDVSVNLATRKLFRVADTPAKMLALGEEGVREHIKTIGLFNTKAKNVIAMAHKLIDEFGGEVPAERDKLETLPGVGRKTANVVLNSAFGQPTIAVDTHIFRVSNRTGLAPGKNPLAVELKLEKVTPGLFRTHAHHWLILHGRYICKARKPECWRCPVVDLCAYQPKTPAPKGWVAEAAAPAG
- a CDS encoding alanine racemase, producing MHRPLRLDLDSTALVANWRWLAERAGVPAGAAVKADGYGLGARAVVERLGAAGCRDFFVSTWWEAEQLGTLPDGASLVVLHGIGPDDLAAALASPARPCLNTPEQVARWKQAAPGRPCDVMIDTGMNRLGLRQEEAGLLDGLIIDTLHSHLACADEDHPLNAAQLARFRDAAASTPAKRHALANSAGTCLGRDYSFDLVRPGLALYGGLPREEAAGAIRPVARLQAQVVQRRSVRAGESCGYGATFVADRDLKAAVVNIGYADGYFRGFSSVGTARAGDTVLPLLGRVSMDLLIFATAGADVGEGDWLTIDFDLPQAAERSGMSQYELLTGLGSRFDRRWS